In Candidatus Methylomirabilota bacterium, the following proteins share a genomic window:
- a CDS encoding DUF5752 family protein has protein sequence MTTAPNAFTFIGCVEIRQALDRQALDERELMDRLEEVPAGAVFYHTHGYFLRHRPLTTAYGNDFARWVAVEVRDQALAERLAVVDPFEYADLEALREELVTIINDHLRRLSSVPRAEAGRAFHFQQSHIVQVELGPQATTLAEFREGLAGVDASAIYFHMVEARARLGRRSGDFAEWLRTSLGMPALAERVERIDGYMTSLERVRARLLSLVDDALESQSV, from the coding sequence GTGACGACGGCGCCCAACGCCTTCACGTTCATCGGCTGCGTGGAGATCCGCCAGGCGCTGGATCGGCAGGCTCTGGACGAGCGCGAGCTCATGGACCGGCTGGAGGAGGTGCCGGCCGGGGCCGTCTTCTATCACACGCACGGGTACTTCCTGCGCCATCGGCCGCTCACCACGGCCTACGGCAACGACTTCGCCCGCTGGGTGGCAGTGGAGGTGCGCGATCAGGCCCTGGCCGAGCGGCTGGCCGTCGTCGATCCCTTCGAGTACGCGGACCTCGAGGCGCTCCGGGAAGAGCTTGTCACCATCATCAACGACCACCTGCGGCGTCTCAGCAGCGTGCCCCGAGCCGAGGCCGGGCGCGCATTCCACTTCCAGCAGTCGCACATCGTGCAGGTCGAGCTGGGCCCGCAGGCCACCACCCTGGCCGAGTTCCGCGAGGGCCTGGCCGGCGTGGACGCCAGCGCCATCTACTTCCACATGGTCGAGGCCCGCGCCCGGCTGGGCCGGCGCTCGGGCGATTTCGCCGAATGGCTGCGCACCTCCCTCGGCATGCCGGCGCTGGCCGAGCGCGTCGAGCGGATCGACGGCTACATGACGAGCCTGGAGCGCGTGCGGGCCCGTCTCCTGAGTCTGGTCGATGACGCATTGGAGAGCCAGTCAGTATGA